A genomic segment from Armatimonadia bacterium encodes:
- a CDS encoding endo-1,4-beta-xylanase, which yields MRQLLAVILTALACVGCAQEEPANLVLNGGFTNQMEEWSVPQSQACLAKVIDVSAGPYAKALQLTVRPEPGSQPHSLVLNQKVDERLVQGEPLVLSFWARSPQSNRINAYVELSRDPYTKTVGETVTLTPEWKEYVLSSKAVQDYKAGDAQVVFHLGFAPGVIELTGIRFYDPEAKPVPGRERPTVDQPVSMVDNGDFSGPLEGNWGMGDGQKLQVTPLSTEVTGYPKGLRLVTSPPPDSQGWSVGFGQRCKVGVRKGDAVYFQAWMRSPDKVRVTFVWEMAEAPNTKGISQMVRLTPEWKEYRFLGRAFQSFGPEETQAKWFLGHDKGTVEVAGVRVENYGPATDHTFSETIDYWGGRENRDTWRASALERIEKIRKGNLTVCVRGLDGAIVPDAVVKVDQQRHFFRFGSAVPASRLLDTVNPDNLRFQEEVARLFNTVTFENDLKWPAIGDGSLSTVNRAIDWLKAHDIDVRGHCLLWGSYKHLPPALRELRGEELLAACKAHVTDYATRMRGKVYLWDVVNEAGSNVEVWDNLGWESFADSFRWARAADPDVKLCYNDYGIIDERPEYRAKVAQRIRYLLDHGAPVDALGIQGHMHSPLTPIVRVLEILDEWAAFGKDLEITEYDVGLRDDQMHAEYTRDLLTAAFSHPSVKSFIMWGFWEGSHWRARDGGAMVRRDWSNRPAADIYQDLVFRQWWTNWQGKTNAAGDATLRAFYGRHQVTVEAQGKKVTATVNLVPGGDGMVEVKLP from the coding sequence ATGCGTCAGCTTCTTGCGGTGATACTGACGGCGCTCGCCTGTGTCGGCTGCGCCCAGGAAGAGCCGGCTAACCTGGTACTCAACGGCGGCTTCACGAACCAAATGGAAGAGTGGTCGGTTCCGCAATCGCAGGCCTGCCTGGCGAAGGTCATCGACGTCTCCGCTGGACCCTACGCGAAGGCCTTGCAGCTCACGGTTCGACCCGAACCCGGCAGCCAGCCCCATAGCCTTGTGCTGAACCAGAAGGTCGATGAGCGCCTGGTTCAGGGCGAGCCACTCGTCCTCAGCTTCTGGGCTCGCAGTCCCCAGTCGAACCGGATCAACGCCTACGTCGAGTTATCCCGCGACCCCTACACAAAGACGGTGGGGGAGACGGTCACCCTCACTCCCGAGTGGAAGGAATACGTCCTTAGCAGCAAGGCCGTGCAGGACTACAAGGCCGGCGATGCGCAAGTCGTCTTCCATCTCGGTTTCGCCCCGGGCGTCATCGAGTTGACCGGCATCCGGTTCTACGACCCCGAGGCCAAACCAGTACCGGGGAGGGAGCGACCCACCGTGGACCAGCCCGTCAGCATGGTTGACAATGGGGACTTCTCTGGTCCCCTTGAGGGCAACTGGGGCATGGGCGACGGCCAGAAGCTGCAGGTCACTCCCCTTAGCACCGAGGTGACCGGCTATCCGAAGGGCCTTCGCCTGGTTACGTCGCCGCCGCCTGACTCCCAGGGCTGGAGCGTCGGCTTCGGCCAGCGCTGCAAGGTCGGTGTGCGCAAGGGCGACGCCGTCTACTTCCAGGCCTGGATGCGCAGCCCGGACAAGGTGCGAGTCACCTTCGTCTGGGAGATGGCGGAAGCCCCGAACACCAAGGGGATCAGCCAGATGGTACGGCTCACGCCCGAGTGGAAGGAGTACCGATTCCTGGGCAGGGCCTTCCAGAGCTTCGGTCCCGAGGAGACGCAGGCCAAGTGGTTCCTGGGCCATGACAAGGGTACCGTCGAAGTCGCCGGGGTCCGCGTCGAGAACTACGGACCGGCAACAGACCACACCTTCAGCGAGACCATCGACTACTGGGGCGGACGCGAGAACCGGGACACCTGGCGGGCTTCTGCGCTGGAACGTATCGAGAAGATTCGCAAGGGCAACCTGACAGTATGTGTCAGGGGCCTAGACGGTGCTATCGTTCCGGATGCGGTCGTGAAGGTCGACCAACAGCGCCACTTCTTCCGCTTCGGCAGCGCCGTTCCGGCCAGCCGGCTGCTGGACACAGTGAACCCGGACAACCTGCGCTTCCAGGAGGAAGTCGCCCGTCTCTTCAACACCGTGACCTTTGAGAACGACCTCAAGTGGCCTGCGATCGGCGACGGCAGCCTGAGCACCGTGAACCGCGCCATCGACTGGCTGAAGGCCCACGACATCGACGTGCGTGGCCACTGCCTGCTCTGGGGATCCTACAAGCACCTGCCGCCGGCGCTGCGCGAACTCCGTGGCGAGGAGCTCCTGGCGGCCTGCAAGGCCCACGTCACCGACTACGCCACTCGCATGCGAGGCAAGGTGTACCTGTGGGACGTGGTGAACGAGGCGGGCAGCAACGTCGAAGTCTGGGACAACCTCGGGTGGGAGAGCTTTGCCGATTCCTTCCGGTGGGCTCGCGCGGCTGATCCTGACGTGAAGCTTTGCTACAACGACTATGGTATCATCGACGAGCGGCCCGAGTACCGGGCGAAGGTCGCGCAGCGGATACGCTACCTTCTCGACCATGGGGCGCCGGTGGACGCCCTCGGAATCCAGGGTCACATGCACTCGCCGCTGACGCCGATTGTGCGGGTTCTGGAGATCCTCGATGAGTGGGCGGCCTTCGGCAAAGACCTGGAGATCACCGAGTACGACGTGGGCCTTCGTGACGACCAGATGCACGCCGAGTACACGCGAGACCTCCTGACTGCAGCCTTCAGCCATCCCTCGGTGAAGAGCTTCATCATGTGGGGGTTCTGGGAAGGCTCGCACTGGCGCGCCAGAGACGGCGGTGCGATGGTGCGACGCGACTGGAGCAACCGCCCGGCAGCCGATATCTACCAGGACCTCGTCTTCCGCCAGTGGTGGACCAACTGGCAGGGCAAGACGAACGCAGCCGGTGACGCCACGCTCCGGGCCTTCTACGGGCGACATCAGGTCACGGTGGAGGCGCAGGGCAAGAAGGTGACGGCGACGGTCAACCTCGTGCCGGGAGGGGACGGTATGGTTGAGGTCAAGCTACCCTAG
- a CDS encoding DUF5060 domain-containing protein, with the protein MPSRWIVALLVSLPLLANAQQGFQADGSGFVLKRGDEVVRFDKGIWYAGTADKTVRFFAFLWHDNYLYETLAGGKVETPATLAADGSLSMAGTFSARDGSAPLKYSLQMIPAEAGVRVKIQLEKSAALKLSRGPLWLHLFGEKPAFTGQERLWVPPSAFGTLVSPVNTVGEKLYLGLGGKRALCLIPAKPCPIERESLGDSFGFRMGLLTSDFDPAEKVEGEFMVTFADLPDRFPGEITAGTEPLALRGVSQNADRVGRYERLDLTVDLGATYENPYDPDQVALDAEFIAPSGKRLQVPGFFMVQQQREASEGREMMRPVGNGVWQVRFAPTEVGKYTWTLTLKDRTGKVSGGSGSFECVTGDSKGFLRPGKADPHYFAFDNGDGYFAIGHNLPTYHTTGQLAEEAVRKMAAAGENYNRWWMHSGSLGIEWTDKLGWYRQDTAARVDCSLDLAKQVGMYYMMCMDTHQDFRSQNNWGRNPFNAANGGPCAKPADFFTNPTAKELYRKRLRYTVARWGYSPNVLCWEFGNEIEGWEGSTDEQKLPWTREMSEYLRGLDPFGHMITTSFWGHTGPPDYWKLPDIDIVQTHLYTNNDGNVAEPVRQMSLLQWNSFAKPHIFGEFGINARGGFEKTDPQGWGIHNALWAGLTSFCAGGPMPWWHENYIEPLDLYFHFTAIANFTKNLPLGTTRWEPLETTQPEFQDRSRQVETRDIALNTAMSWGKPARNEYVVLPDGTVEGEPAVEMLLQGQGHADLKNPPTFVVNYPQEGKFVLHISTVSNSGLLKVWVDDQQVAQFDLPCGENLGKSSVWREQWTLWETTYDTDLSVTIPAGKHRIRVDNDGKDWVKVTRLTFTGCQLIARPRLLVAGMKSDPVSILWIQNRDSDWYNYSQGEVKPIAPSVLQVSGLADGAYRLERWKTWKGELERSESVTVTGGKLELKLPELASDLAVKLWKL; encoded by the coding sequence ATGCCGAGCCGCTGGATCGTCGCTCTTCTCGTGTCCCTACCGCTCCTCGCCAACGCTCAGCAAGGTTTCCAGGCCGATGGATCAGGTTTCGTCCTCAAACGCGGGGATGAGGTGGTCCGCTTCGACAAAGGCATCTGGTACGCCGGGACCGCCGACAAGACGGTCCGGTTCTTCGCCTTCCTGTGGCATGACAACTACCTCTACGAGACCCTCGCCGGTGGCAAGGTCGAAACGCCGGCGACCCTTGCCGCCGATGGCAGCCTCTCCATGGCTGGTACCTTCTCCGCACGGGACGGCTCAGCGCCCCTCAAGTACTCTTTGCAGATGATCCCGGCAGAGGCAGGCGTGCGCGTCAAGATACAGTTGGAGAAGTCGGCGGCCCTGAAGTTGAGCCGCGGTCCCCTCTGGCTCCACCTCTTCGGCGAGAAGCCGGCCTTCACCGGTCAGGAGCGTCTCTGGGTGCCTCCTTCGGCCTTTGGGACGCTGGTCAGCCCGGTGAACACGGTGGGGGAGAAGCTGTACCTGGGGCTCGGCGGCAAGCGCGCCTTGTGTCTGATTCCTGCAAAGCCCTGTCCCATCGAACGGGAGAGCCTGGGCGACAGCTTCGGCTTCCGGATGGGCCTGCTGACCTCCGACTTCGACCCCGCCGAGAAAGTGGAGGGCGAGTTCATGGTCACCTTCGCCGACCTGCCCGACAGATTCCCGGGCGAGATCACTGCGGGAACGGAGCCCTTGGCTCTGCGCGGGGTCTCGCAGAACGCCGACCGCGTCGGCCGCTACGAGAGACTGGACCTGACGGTTGACCTGGGCGCGACCTACGAGAACCCCTACGACCCCGATCAGGTTGCCCTCGATGCCGAGTTCATCGCGCCTTCCGGCAAGCGCCTGCAGGTGCCGGGCTTCTTCATGGTTCAGCAGCAGCGGGAAGCCTCGGAAGGCCGCGAGATGATGCGCCCGGTCGGGAATGGTGTGTGGCAGGTGCGCTTCGCGCCAACCGAAGTGGGCAAGTACACCTGGACCCTGACCCTCAAGGACCGCACCGGCAAGGTGTCTGGTGGTTCTGGCTCCTTCGAGTGCGTGACGGGCGACAGCAAGGGCTTCCTGCGTCCCGGCAAGGCCGATCCCCACTACTTCGCCTTCGACAACGGCGACGGGTACTTCGCCATCGGCCACAACCTCCCGACCTATCACACCACGGGCCAGCTCGCCGAGGAGGCCGTGCGGAAGATGGCGGCTGCCGGCGAGAACTACAACCGCTGGTGGATGCACTCGGGAAGCCTGGGCATTGAGTGGACGGACAAGCTCGGGTGGTATCGCCAGGACACGGCCGCCCGAGTGGACTGTTCACTCGACCTGGCGAAGCAGGTGGGCATGTACTACATGATGTGCATGGACACCCATCAGGACTTCCGGTCGCAGAACAACTGGGGCCGCAATCCCTTCAACGCCGCCAACGGCGGCCCTTGTGCGAAGCCCGCGGACTTCTTCACGAACCCGACGGCCAAAGAGCTCTACCGCAAGCGCCTGCGCTACACCGTCGCCCGCTGGGGCTACAGCCCCAACGTTCTGTGCTGGGAGTTCGGCAACGAGATCGAAGGCTGGGAGGGCTCGACCGACGAGCAGAAGCTCCCCTGGACCAGGGAGATGTCCGAGTACCTGCGCGGCCTCGATCCCTTTGGCCACATGATCACCACGAGCTTCTGGGGCCACACCGGCCCACCGGATTATTGGAAACTCCCGGATATAGATATTGTGCAAACTCACCTTTACACCAATAACGACGGCAACGTCGCCGAACCGGTGCGGCAGATGAGCCTGCTGCAGTGGAACAGCTTCGCCAAGCCTCACATCTTCGGCGAGTTCGGCATCAACGCCAGGGGCGGCTTTGAGAAGACCGACCCGCAGGGCTGGGGCATCCACAACGCCCTCTGGGCAGGCCTCACGAGCTTCTGTGCCGGCGGCCCGATGCCCTGGTGGCACGAGAACTACATCGAGCCCCTCGACCTCTACTTCCACTTCACTGCCATCGCCAACTTCACCAAGAACCTGCCTCTGGGCACGACCCGTTGGGAGCCCCTCGAAACCACCCAGCCGGAGTTCCAGGATCGCAGCCGCCAAGTCGAGACCCGCGATATCGCCCTCAACACAGCCATGAGCTGGGGCAAGCCCGCCCGCAACGAGTATGTTGTCCTTCCGGACGGCACGGTCGAGGGAGAGCCGGCCGTCGAGATGCTCCTCCAGGGTCAGGGCCACGCGGACCTCAAGAACCCGCCCACCTTTGTGGTCAACTACCCACAGGAGGGCAAGTTTGTCCTGCACATCTCGACGGTGTCCAACTCCGGCCTGCTGAAGGTGTGGGTTGATGATCAGCAGGTGGCCCAGTTCGACCTGCCCTGCGGCGAGAACCTGGGCAAGAGCAGTGTCTGGCGTGAGCAGTGGACGCTGTGGGAGACAACCTATGATACAGACCTGAGCGTCACCATCCCTGCCGGTAAGCACCGCATCCGCGTGGACAACGACGGCAAGGACTGGGTCAAGGTAACGCGCCTGACCTTCACGGGCTGTCAGCTCATCGCGCGTCCGCGGCTGCTGGTTGCCGGGATGAAGTCCGACCCGGTCTCGATCCTGTGGATCCAGAATCGCGACAGCGACTGGTACAACTACTCCCAGGGCGAGGTCAAGCCGATCGCTCCCAGCGTGTTGCAGGTCAGTGGCCTTGCAGACGGCGCATACCGCCTGGAGCGGTGGAAGACCTGGAAGGGTGAACTAGAACGCTCCGAGAGCGTCACTGTGACAGGGGGCAAGCTCGAACTCAAGCTTCCCGAGCTGGCCTCGGACCTGGCTGTGAAGCTCTGGAAGCTCTAG
- a CDS encoding H-X9-DG-CTERM domain-containing protein yields MDNEALLLSLLTQGGDTSWLIPYLMMSREGGGSPEDFMGLMFMKNAMSQPAGQPVSWHEGDFAFIAENGVLYKINTATMKVEAKLPYRQGTDNPALKAILEPMMGQAKEKAQQSSCLSNLKQLCLAFLMYAQDWDERLPTKTWVKDTAPYLGNAQVLLCPSRPGQKIGYAFNEALVGVNLKKIDAPAETVLLLEANLQDGNPLGSAKDIPEGGVHNGGVNLGFADGHCKWVTVLEAREILQRAKP; encoded by the coding sequence ATGGACAACGAAGCCCTTCTGCTCTCGCTCCTGACCCAGGGCGGTGACACTTCCTGGCTCATCCCGTACCTGATGATGTCGCGTGAGGGCGGCGGCAGTCCTGAGGACTTCATGGGCCTGATGTTCATGAAGAACGCCATGAGCCAGCCCGCGGGGCAACCCGTCTCGTGGCATGAGGGCGACTTCGCCTTCATCGCCGAGAATGGTGTCCTGTACAAGATCAACACAGCGACCATGAAGGTCGAGGCGAAGCTCCCCTACCGCCAGGGCACCGACAACCCCGCGCTGAAGGCCATACTCGAGCCCATGATGGGGCAAGCGAAGGAGAAGGCGCAGCAGTCCTCGTGCTTGTCCAACCTCAAGCAGCTCTGCCTCGCCTTCCTCATGTACGCCCAGGACTGGGACGAACGCCTGCCGACGAAGACCTGGGTGAAGGACACCGCCCCTTACCTCGGCAATGCGCAGGTCCTCCTCTGTCCCTCGCGGCCGGGGCAGAAGATCGGCTACGCCTTCAACGAGGCCCTGGTCGGCGTGAACCTCAAGAAGATCGACGCGCCGGCTGAGACGGTTCTGCTCCTCGAGGCGAACCTCCAGGATGGGAATCCGCTGGGGAGCGCGAAAGATATCCCTGAAGGAGGAGTCCACAACGGCGGGGTGAACCTTGGCTTCGCCGATGGACACTGCAAGTGGGTGACCGTGCTGGAAGCCAGGGAGATACTCCAGCGCGCCAAGCCCTAA
- a CDS encoding sugar-binding domain-containing protein: MLRRFCRAAIPLSLLTLAVSSASSAQLPVKDLSQWSLTRRGEATVSQGALELRGKMALWPQQRFGDLDLTVRARMHSDGEIWLRFRYTDDDTHYALALRGNNCNDLLLFRFSPGGEDRALAAQPLGFTPQPEVTYQIRVVAKGAFLSVWVGDDPRPSLRVTDDRPLGPGLIGLGGGPFSARFESVQVTGQPTVSTGTEEEPSPEALRVNFQPMSYTLVDGYLPADGSPYTHERGYGWTSDMTSLMRERKLNPDKRRDTVAALAHGTYSAGFVLECRRGDYVLTMVGGDPGFASHMEVYVQGEMVPSVNLELRADTYHVLQRPVTVADGKFQFIFRARHPESGSGGALNWFSLEPRAAVPDKFAVTSEQWRAEQAAQALTQADAEARAEASRLSRAGARAAYRPLQLPSALPGRTRVDLGGNWLLLPDQDRPAGLHPYDPTAADDGWHVMPVPAFLKPANWWIYAPSEGTSDNWVRQEKARCDALTFDYDRTTSAWYRQWLQVPADYSGKSVRLRFGAVAATCEVWLNGQHLGGHVGMFAPFELDATSALRPGELNCLTVLASQANYQGAGDPAEVLGVAVTMQITRDMLTGLPHGMYNRNLGIWQPVELVVTDPRYLREVQVTPSLTGLDADVTFGGAQTAPVACQLAAVITDRKTGETLYRDARPVTVGQTPQDRYRLQVADLKPKLWSPEQPNLYGLELALSEAASGKVLDRVKVPVGFRTFEVRGNRLYLNGQPYWLRGANHCPSGLKPNDPKLAHTFLRLMHEGNTLVTRTHGSSFTETWLNAADEEGVGVSMEGIWPWVNIDNSAVISPELVQAWKTEWTDILRAMRNHPCILMWTLNNESYWYRDTDPARRAEKWRIATELIHAMRQADPSRPIVPDSGYVRDAAVYAREVGPAGYDDGDIDDTHQYFGWYSASPFALYGRKIEARFTGTRPAISQEFSQGYPNNDSGHPTRKYIDLHYVPQAWCGDWAYEDRDAGLFLSRHAFLSKELAELARRERDKLCGLLHFANTNWWRNSYDADRIAPYPAYKAMQTALQPVLVSLELRNRHYFAGDTLSGRVCVVNDDRIRGDLPEGALLVRLEDPDGHSLAQTEVAVPAIPYYGNTWRDLSLKLPENLPAPRGTYRLRLELRSRKEVVSENTYELLLAMPSWAQLPSAPGLRVIRGPQEAAGQDPGELSRFVEAGGKVLVLNAGSALKSLLPDVVADYRARVVEIANLDDETHRVFDGLEPLDLSWLSVEGDGVPHVCEGAYVLKPQAKVRTLAYTVWPHGYLKKPQDLQSHYGVTCFEMRKGAGTLIAVELSDYALQHDPVATRYLANLKAYLSSER; the protein is encoded by the coding sequence GTGTTGCGACGCTTCTGTCGGGCTGCGATTCCCCTATCCCTGCTGACCCTGGCCGTCTCCTCTGCCTCTTCCGCCCAACTGCCCGTGAAGGACCTGTCTCAATGGAGCCTCACCCGTCGGGGCGAGGCCACCGTGTCCCAGGGCGCTCTTGAGTTGCGGGGCAAGATGGCGCTGTGGCCGCAGCAGCGCTTCGGTGACCTGGACTTGACCGTGCGCGCGCGGATGCACTCCGACGGCGAGATCTGGCTGCGCTTCCGCTACACCGACGACGATACCCACTACGCCCTGGCCCTGCGCGGGAACAACTGCAACGACCTGCTCCTCTTCCGCTTCAGCCCCGGCGGTGAGGATCGCGCCCTGGCTGCGCAGCCCCTCGGGTTCACGCCGCAGCCTGAGGTGACCTACCAGATCCGAGTTGTGGCGAAGGGCGCCTTCCTGTCGGTCTGGGTGGGCGATGACCCGCGACCAAGCCTGCGTGTCACCGATGACCGGCCGCTAGGTCCTGGCCTGATTGGCCTCGGTGGTGGCCCCTTCTCCGCACGGTTCGAAAGCGTGCAGGTCACCGGGCAACCAACAGTCTCCACCGGCACCGAAGAGGAGCCCTCACCCGAAGCGCTGCGAGTCAACTTCCAGCCGATGTCCTATACCCTTGTGGACGGGTACCTGCCGGCCGATGGCTCTCCCTACACCCACGAGCGCGGCTACGGCTGGACCTCCGACATGACCTCCCTGATGCGCGAACGCAAGCTGAACCCCGACAAGCGCCGGGACACCGTGGCTGCACTCGCCCATGGCACCTACAGCGCCGGCTTCGTGCTGGAGTGCCGACGGGGCGACTACGTGCTGACGATGGTTGGTGGAGACCCCGGCTTCGCCTCACACATGGAGGTCTACGTCCAGGGGGAGATGGTTCCCAGCGTGAACCTGGAGCTACGAGCTGATACCTATCATGTTCTGCAGCGCCCGGTTACGGTCGCCGACGGCAAGTTCCAGTTCATCTTCCGAGCCAGGCACCCTGAGAGTGGTTCCGGCGGCGCCCTCAATTGGTTCTCGCTGGAGCCCCGAGCGGCGGTCCCGGACAAGTTCGCCGTCACCTCGGAGCAGTGGCGGGCCGAGCAGGCAGCCCAGGCGCTGACGCAGGCGGATGCTGAGGCCAGGGCCGAGGCCTCCCGTCTATCAAGAGCCGGTGCCCGGGCAGCATACCGTCCACTTCAGCTTCCTTCGGCTCTGCCAGGACGAACCCGCGTCGATCTGGGCGGGAACTGGCTGCTACTGCCGGATCAGGACCGGCCTGCCGGCCTGCACCCCTACGACCCGACCGCCGCAGACGATGGCTGGCACGTGATGCCGGTTCCGGCCTTCCTCAAGCCCGCCAACTGGTGGATCTATGCGCCCAGCGAGGGCACCTCCGACAACTGGGTTCGCCAGGAGAAGGCACGCTGTGATGCCCTGACCTTCGACTACGACCGCACCACTTCGGCCTGGTATCGCCAGTGGCTGCAGGTGCCGGCCGACTACTCCGGCAAGAGCGTGCGTCTGCGGTTCGGGGCCGTCGCCGCCACCTGTGAGGTCTGGCTCAATGGTCAGCACCTCGGCGGGCATGTGGGCATGTTCGCGCCCTTCGAGCTGGACGCGACCTCAGCCCTCCGCCCGGGGGAGCTCAACTGCCTGACTGTCCTCGCGAGCCAGGCCAACTACCAGGGAGCGGGCGATCCCGCCGAGGTCCTGGGAGTGGCGGTGACCATGCAGATCACCCGCGACATGCTCACCGGGTTGCCCCATGGCATGTACAACCGCAACCTGGGCATCTGGCAGCCGGTGGAGCTGGTCGTCACCGATCCCCGCTACCTGCGCGAGGTCCAGGTGACGCCTTCGCTGACGGGACTCGACGCCGACGTGACCTTCGGTGGCGCCCAGACGGCACCAGTCGCCTGTCAACTGGCGGCAGTCATCACCGACCGCAAGACCGGTGAGACGCTGTACCGCGATGCCAGGCCCGTGACCGTCGGCCAGACACCGCAAGACCGGTACCGGCTCCAGGTCGCCGACCTCAAGCCGAAGCTGTGGAGCCCCGAACAACCGAATCTGTATGGCCTCGAGTTGGCCCTGTCCGAGGCAGCTTCGGGCAAAGTCCTCGACCGGGTCAAGGTTCCCGTCGGCTTCCGGACCTTCGAGGTGCGGGGCAACCGCCTCTACCTCAACGGCCAGCCCTACTGGCTGCGGGGCGCGAACCATTGCCCCAGTGGCCTCAAACCCAACGACCCCAAGCTCGCCCACACCTTCCTACGCCTGATGCACGAGGGCAACACCCTGGTCACGCGTACACACGGGTCCTCCTTCACGGAGACTTGGCTGAACGCCGCCGACGAGGAGGGTGTTGGCGTAAGCATGGAGGGCATCTGGCCCTGGGTGAACATCGACAACAGCGCGGTCATCTCACCCGAACTCGTGCAGGCCTGGAAGACCGAGTGGACCGACATCCTCCGCGCAATGCGCAACCACCCCTGCATTCTGATGTGGACGCTCAACAACGAGAGCTATTGGTACCGCGACACCGACCCGGCCAGACGTGCGGAGAAGTGGCGCATCGCGACCGAGCTGATCCACGCGATGCGGCAGGCTGATCCCTCGCGACCGATCGTGCCCGACTCCGGCTATGTGCGCGATGCGGCGGTCTACGCCCGGGAGGTCGGTCCCGCAGGCTACGACGACGGCGACATCGACGACACCCACCAGTACTTCGGATGGTATTCGGCCTCGCCCTTCGCTCTGTACGGGCGCAAGATCGAGGCACGTTTCACCGGCACACGGCCCGCCATCAGCCAGGAGTTCAGCCAGGGGTACCCCAACAACGACTCCGGCCATCCAACCCGCAAGTACATCGACCTGCACTACGTGCCGCAGGCCTGGTGCGGCGACTGGGCCTACGAGGACCGCGACGCCGGGCTGTTCCTATCGCGCCATGCTTTCCTGAGCAAGGAACTGGCCGAGTTGGCTCGGCGTGAGCGCGACAAGCTCTGCGGTCTGCTGCACTTCGCCAACACGAACTGGTGGCGTAACAGCTACGACGCCGACCGGATCGCGCCCTATCCGGCGTACAAGGCCATGCAGACGGCGCTGCAGCCCGTGCTCGTGAGCCTGGAGCTACGCAACCGCCACTACTTCGCCGGAGACACCCTCTCAGGTCGTGTGTGCGTGGTCAACGACGACCGGATCCGCGGCGACCTTCCCGAAGGCGCCCTCCTGGTCCGACTGGAGGACCCCGACGGCCACTCCCTTGCACAGACCGAGGTAGCCGTACCGGCGATTCCCTACTACGGGAACACCTGGCGCGACCTCTCGCTGAAGCTCCCGGAGAATCTCCCCGCGCCCAGGGGAACGTATCGGCTGCGCCTGGAGTTGAGGTCTAGGAAGGAGGTCGTTTCTGAGAACACCTATGAACTCTTGTTGGCGATGCCTTCCTGGGCACAGCTCCCCTCGGCGCCGGGGCTGCGAGTGATCCGAGGACCCCAGGAGGCAGCGGGTCAGGACCCCGGTGAACTGTCTCGCTTCGTGGAGGCTGGTGGCAAGGTTCTGGTGCTGAATGCGGGGAGCGCGCTCAAGAGCCTGCTTCCCGACGTCGTCGCAGACTACCGCGCGCGGGTCGTTGAGATCGCCAACCTTGACGACGAGACCCATCGGGTCTTCGACGGCCTCGAACCTCTGGACCTATCCTGGCTGAGCGTAGAGGGTGACGGCGTGCCCCACGTGTGCGAAGGTGCCTATGTGCTCAAGCCCCAGGCCAAAGTGAGAACTCTGGCCTACACAGTCTGGCCGCACGGGTACCTCAAGAAGCCGCAGGACCTACAGTCGCACTACGGCGTCACCTGTTTCGAGATGAGGAAAGGTGCGGGAACACTGATTGCCGTGGAACTGTCAGACTACGCGCTGCAACATGACCCCGTGGCGACGCGCTACCTGGCGAACCTGAAGGCTTACCTGAGTTCAGAGCGCTAA
- a CDS encoding metallophosphoesterase, protein MPSWTALDRNGGSAISQPRTFNRRLFLRSCGLSLLGAALGGCGSGKGGPPSAGFGFAALNDLHFRDEADVVYFEALAAKLGADPEVEFVTISGDLTENGSSAQLLTIKSLLDGIGKPWYAVPGNHDNLTQQTTWDTVLGVRNVAFEHDGWTFLGFDSTRGGQVTRVEVTDEVLQWLATQIAELPSDRPIVAFTHFPLAASVPGCLANADEVFALFSGHDLRHILSGHFHAQTSGTHGSVGLTTCTCLSPWKANHDATTQKGYLKCRSRDRGLGYRFTPFQPLLRTQKQAQVRAPRRSAVLG, encoded by the coding sequence TTGCCGAGTTGGACTGCCCTCGACAGGAACGGAGGAAGCGCCATTTCGCAGCCAAGGACCTTCAACCGACGCCTGTTCCTGCGCTCTTGTGGCCTATCGCTGTTGGGTGCCGCGCTGGGCGGTTGCGGCAGTGGCAAGGGTGGGCCACCCAGTGCCGGTTTTGGCTTTGCCGCTCTCAACGACCTGCACTTCCGCGATGAGGCCGATGTGGTGTACTTCGAGGCCCTTGCAGCGAAGCTTGGCGCCGACCCTGAGGTCGAGTTCGTCACGATCTCCGGCGATCTGACCGAGAACGGCTCCTCAGCCCAGTTGCTGACCATCAAGTCGCTTCTCGACGGCATCGGCAAGCCCTGGTATGCGGTCCCGGGCAACCATGACAACCTCACCCAGCAGACGACCTGGGATACGGTGCTGGGGGTCAGAAACGTGGCCTTTGAGCATGACGGCTGGACCTTCCTGGGCTTCGACTCCACGCGCGGCGGACAAGTGACTCGGGTCGAGGTGACCGACGAGGTGCTGCAGTGGCTGGCGACCCAGATCGCCGAACTGCCCTCAGACCGTCCGATCGTCGCTTTCACGCATTTCCCCCTTGCAGCCAGCGTCCCCGGTTGCCTGGCCAATGCCGACGAGGTCTTCGCCCTCTTCTCCGGCCACGATCTGCGCCACATTCTCAGCGGCCACTTCCACGCCCAGACCTCCGGCACCCACGGGTCTGTGGGCCTGACCACCTGCACCTGCCTGTCCCCGTGGAAGGCCAACCACGACGCCACCACCCAGAAGGGCTATCTGAAGTGCCGTTCGCGCGACCGCGGCCTAGGGTACCGGTTCACCCCCTTTCAGCCCCTTCTCCGCACCCAGAAACAGGCGCAGGTTCGTGCTCCCCGCAGGTCTGCCGTGCTGGGTTGA